The nucleotide sequence ttgaaatattttttttcaaaatcaaatattgacaaggattgcctccacattgcaaagatttattgatataaatgtttcaatattgaagaaaattgttcagtgtgttggcaaatattgaaatatttgtttcaatatggaacattttattcaatattttatttcattattttgaatggctacaaactaggccaaattatgtcaataaaaaatttcaaagtcacattgaaataaaatttcaaagaaattctaaatatcaaatttatttgatatttccttcaatattttttaattgtcaggaatcttcttccttcagagcatcacagaactgccggattttccttgttcatgaatgaaaacacatccaagatcaaaatccaagtcaagacacatctctcctgcttcctccagaaatcccagattcttggaatttggttatatattttgttcaatttcctcaagaacccaacttggtcagcactaatcacctgcttcctccagaaaatcccagatcttctgggattttcttgttcattatgcgaCAAAGCACTTccgataccttctgtggtcagaggattcctggagcttcctccaggaaatcctagattttctgggattttttttgaatattatgtcaaaaacacttcagatactttctgtgATCAGAGAATTCCTGGAGCtccctccaggaaatcccagatcttctgggattttcttgtatattatgtcaaatACACTTGagatactttctgtggtcagaggattcctggagcttcctccaggaaattccaaatcttctgagattttcttgttcattatgcccaaagcacttcatataagtataattttatgatacgaATTGGAATCCTACAGAGGGAACGAAGGCTTGTGATTGTGGCCATCCAGTCCTTTTGCTCGCGATGGTAAACTCTCCTACGGTATGATACGAAGCATGATCCTGAAAGTCTGTGAgaattcaaattattaattctatttggcttttgtttccaatctgaagtgtttttgacataatatacaagttTCTTGGacgaagctccaggaatcctcttaccacagaatgtatctgaagtgctttaggcataatatacaagaaaatcccagaagactgggttttcctggaggaagctggagaaatcttctgaccaacttgggtatttttgggtgttcttgacaaaatacggaagaaaatcccagaagatctgtgaatccctgactagacaggtttttttaatattgaagttttaatattgaagtcaatttgttcagtgtgtaggcaattattgaaatattggtttcaatattagcttcaatattgaagtttcttttcaatgtcactttgaaatgctattatttcaataatttgtctaatgtgtagacagctttaggggttaaagttactctttttcatgttaattttacccttaaaaaggtgtaaaattaacattaaaaaatgttgatatatttttacatctaaaaagtgttaaaattatgagggaaaaaagttaatcgcacccccatttttttctcagtgttattgATCTCATTTAATTGGAgactaataaaataaattgattaattctACTCActatttgtttctttttgcTCATAGAGACAGCCTATTTGAATAGAAAGACTCTGGGTGTGATATGGATCCCGCCTGAAAATCCTGCAAAAAAAACCATAACAAGTTGAAAAACTATCGATGAAATATCAAGAATAATATAACTTACTCGTTGAGAATCTTCAAGCAATGGTTGTAATTGCAATTGTAAAAAGCTCTTTCTGCTTTAGCCATCAACAAATCGATGCTTTGGGAGAGCTGAGCCAGGCAATCTTTGAGGACAAGTTGTTGCATTTCGAAAAATCTGCTGTGAATCTTTTCCTTTTCCGCTTTCGAGGATGTCTTCCCATGACTGCCCCTTTAAAGATATCCAGTTTTAATAAACTTTGACTTCTCTACAATATGCATTACTTACTTCGACGTAAGGGGAGTTGTTTTGGATGTTTGTAGAAGGGATTGATTATTCCgtattgattcaatatttttagcaaaattaAATGTTGGTGTAGGATTGTCTTTCTTGCTTTTCTTGAAGGATTGCAAATTTAGATTACTCGTAATGAGTCGCCCAGgaaggaagtgctaaaaaatattaatattagaaACTCTTTAGTTTCTACATTCATCCTTTTACTCACTGAATTAATTTTATCGTAGTATTTCTTTAATTTGCTCTCATAGAGGACTTTGATTATCTTCCCATCACCCTCTGAACATTGTTGCGATATTGGCAGGGAATCCATGAGAACTCGCTCCTCAGATGCCAAAAGCATTTCATGCTGCGTGAGACAATCAAATGCTTCAGAACAATAGACAGATGTTTGAAGAGCCTGCACGAATGATTCTGTGGCTAGGGACCTTTTGTCCAGAGCttcaagaatttttcccttGAGTAAGCTTATAGATGCGAGCACTTCATTGCTATCTATAAATTCATCATTAGACTGTAGCATGTAGTAGGAATCGACAGAATTGACAATATCCAAGGCTTCCTGATACTCCCTGGCTTCATAGAGACACTCCAGGGCTAGACAATGACACATGAGATCAGTCTTCTCCAGTTTGTAAAGACGCAGTATAAAAGCAGCCCGGTGGTACTCTTTGAGGAGAAACAGGCACTGGGCATACCAATAAACATCCATTGTCTCGAATTTACTCATAACAGCAACTTTTTCTGCCCAAAATAGAGCTGTTTGGTAGCGTCTCTGGAAAGGATGCTATTGACAACAAGGCATATAATTTTTTAGTAAGAAACTTACCAAATTTATGAAATCACTTATCAGCTTTCTGTATTTGTTAATGTCTACAGGTGCTTCATCTGAAGCATCCCTCAATTCTGTACTTGTATCcatttttctacaaaaatcacgaatttaatcttcttcttcttcttcttcttctttattttatttttacggcTGTCGGATTCAATTTAGATCCATATAGCCAACGGTCATATTTACAGTTTTGTTGTGTTTTTGTTTGTGGTTTTCCTTTTATACATTGTTTGTTACAAGTTATTGTTCTTTTGGTTTACATTTGTTATTGTTATCACAGTAAATGCGTATTAATAGGATCGCACATTTCCCTTTCATCTCTGAAAGCGCAGACCTAAATAAAGTCAAGGAATGATTTCAATAGTTTATAT is from Phlebotomus papatasi isolate M1 chromosome 1, Ppap_2.1, whole genome shotgun sequence and encodes:
- the LOC129802911 gene encoding cell division cycle protein 16 homolog; the protein is MDTSTELRDASDEAPVDINKYRKLISDFINLRRYQTALFWAEKVAVMSKFETMDVYWYAQCLFLLKEYHRAAFILRLYKLEKTDLMCHCLALECLYEAREYQEALDIVNSVDSYYMLQSNDEFIDSNEVLASISLLKGKILEALDKRSLATESFVQALQTSVYCSEAFDCLTQHEMLLASEERVLMDSLPISQQCSEGDGKIIKVLYESKLKKYYDKINSHFLPGRLITSNLNLQSFKKSKKDNPTPTFNFAKNIESIRNNQSLLQTSKTTPLTSKGSHGKTSSKAEKEKIHSRFFEMQQLVLKDCLAQLSQSIDLLMAKAERAFYNCNYNHCLKILNEIFRRDPYHTQSLSIQIGCLYEQKETNKLFYVAHKLVDLYPEQAISWYAVGSYYDLIGKSDSARRYLSKATTLDRFYSPAWLAYGHSFAKENEHDQAMAAYFKATQLMRGCHLPLLYIGVECGLTKNLELAENFFEQALAIAPLDVSVLHELAVIKYEYEFFKNAEEVFRVTLEVVKRLAEWNNEVFSSRWEPLLNNLGHCCRKNKKYAEALEFHRQALVLRPQNAATYTAIGLVQAIMGNLIEAIEAFHKSLALRRNEIFTTTILKYVIEELMEESLVTEMYSDSGTFSSAKLSDEDKSPLATPLYTLGNRVDQDVAENVLNTSTVFENFDISMDD